Below is a genomic region from Brassica rapa cultivar Chiifu-401-42 chromosome A08, CAAS_Brap_v3.01, whole genome shotgun sequence.
GAGTTCTCTGCTTTTGAGATTAGGATTTTCTTACATTAGCACATGATATAGTATTATGTGATAAAGTGTGCAAAGTCCTTACAAGCTCTGCCATTTTGTATTAGGTCCAAGACGTGTGCACTATCTCAGTCTTACCTGACGAAGGAAACACAATCCCACAATGTACCTCCCAGTTTACTCTCTTGAGCTTCGTCAAGGCTCTGCTTCCATCTAAAAGCCAGATGCTCATCGACGCGCAACTCAACTGTCAGAAAACGCAGAATCGCATCAACGTGCTACTAGGAGGCACAGATTCCTACCAATCTTGCGTTGTGGACATAAACGTCGAGAAAGGGAACGGTGCTGAGGCAGAAGAAGTTGTTGCAAGTCTCAAATCCGAGAGTGTAGTAAGTGCTCTTATCTATACGTACATATGATAGTTTACTTGGTGCCTAACTCTTATGTCTTTTTACAGCATATGCAAAAGGTATTGCAGAGACAAGCAAGCTTGAGCACTGGtaaaaaaagataacaaacaTTTAGGTAAAATTGCGTAATTAGCTGTATATGAACTGAAATCTTGAGAATATTATTTATGTTGCAGATAAAGCTATCTCAGAGAGATGCCATGATGCACCAACGAACAGGTGGAGAAGATACAAGCGTGCTGCTTCATTTGATTCAAGAAAAATTGTCATTCTATTCTCCATCTTGTAAGTAGTACTTAACTCTACATGAGTATAATAAAGTCATTATAGTATATTACTTTAACGATGCATATTCACTATGTTATGCAGATCAAGTGTGGGGACGTTGATATTGATCTACTTGACACTGAGAGTGAGGCTAATAAACGGTGACAACAGCTTCAATCATATGTAGTCAGAAACTGTAACATCTGTTTGAGCTTTGTTTTTGAATCTCTTTTTCCGAAACTCCTTTGTTCCAATAAATGTTGATAAAAGTGAACACTTTCTTTGTGAATAACACTTGCGAGTGCTTAGTgtctataaaataataactataaagagattcaaaagaaccaagtttatatttcagttttaattaTGGCAATTGATATAATCGTGATTGCCTGATAACTTTCCAACGGAAACAATATCCACCAAATAAACCACCATGGATTCAACATGCGGAAGAAGATTTCAAAACCAAAGGAAAAATTTGCTTTTGGCCAAAGAAGAATTTTTCAGAAATTGTATTGAAAtatgtctttgttttgttttatggcAATATTTGTACAGTTTTTGGAAGTTGGTCTAtgcaatttttaatttttattgttgAATTAATACTTTGGATTCTAAACTGAAAATATCTACAAATCTAAATTTGAATGAAGCCAATAAACACACAGCACATAGAATTGGTGTTTACAATGagattaagattaaaaatcttaaaaattaatgaagTAGATGCTCTATTAACAAAAACATCTTGATCATTTCCTCGAGATACTTCATTTGatctatttttttcattattttagttACATCATGTGTTGTTTTTCATTATTGTGTTTGTATTTGTATAATTTGTTTACgatttatttgatatatttagGTTTACAACAAaagttttcaaatattttcttacTTCCAGTTCTTCTtgatttcttatttcttttaGTGTGTTTCTCATGCCACTTTATTTGCTAGTTTTATTGCCCTCCAACTTCAATAAGTTCTtctttgtaatatttttgttactCTTAACAACTTCATTATAGATATTTTCAGAagggaaaaataatatttgctAGTCATGATTGCAATATATAAGCCATATGAAAACAAGCCATACATTACCAAATGAAATTGAAAAAACTGGAAGGAGACTATACTTTTCGACATGCTCATTGTCATTGAGATAAACATGTTATAACAACAAGTGCTGATTCATTAACTGATAACTTGTGGTGGACATATGCAACTAAGGTGGCAGGAGTTTTGGTAGACGAAGGTAATACTCTGATCGGAACGACATTAAAGCTATAATTATCATTGATGACAGTAAAATATTACACAAATTAGTGTTGAATAAAAAGGGAATCATCTACAGAATCActgaagataaagaagaagatgaatcatTTAAAGGGTACAAAGAGATAATTAGTTAAGACATAAAGAAGATTGCTTGCATTTTTCATAGAATCTAATAATTTTCACTCAGTCGTTTATTTTCttcatatctttatttttatgtcgttgagaaagaaaaaaaaatgaaaaagataaaCGACTGAGTGAAAGTTATTAGATTCTATGAAAAATGCAAGGAATCTTGTACCACAAATTATTTGGTATATAGTTTCTCAATTgagatatttttaaatgtaactAAAGCTCATAAGTAAAAATATTAGGTAAAATTGGAAATATAGATCAAatttttactattatttttctAATAGGATAAAAAAATTGTCTTATTCTTTTTTACTGTTTCATTAAAGTTAATGAAATAAGCAGTTTTACAAACCAAAAATTATGAACAATACATGAAATATTCATTGCAGTGTAATATTATCTTTAGGAGTTCTAAAACTTGTTAAATAAGAAGTTCAAATTTTGTTCTACATATAGCAGATTTTATATTCTACGAAAAATTGCATAGTGGAAACTGAATtccatgttttattaaaaatctaCTTTTATTAGAATGAATAAtctacaaatttcaaaaaactttctaaatttcttTTGAATTATATTACTCCTAACTTATCACTCCTTAAATTTTATGGAATATATAGTCCACAAACAACCCAATGCTCTAAGATAAGTAGAATTGGATTTCAAACCTCTTGTCTTGTTTCTACACTAAGTAGAATTTGTATTTTACGGATAATcgaccaaaattttaaaaatatgggaAATACATTTACTGAACATTTTGAAAATAACGCAAATCTTTTTATTTCCACATATGATCCATCTTGTAAGTAATATTAACTCTACAGCGTGTAATAAAGTCATTGTAGTACATTACTTTAACGATGCATATTCACTATGAATTGTCTTGGGTTATGCAGATCAAGTCTTGGAACATTGATATTGATCTACTTGACACTGAGAGTGAGGCTAGTTAACGGTGACAATAGCTTCAATCATATGTAGTCAAACTGTAACATCTGTTTGGGCTTTGTTTTTGAATCTCTTTTCCCTAAACTGATTTGTTCTAATAAAAATGTTGATAAAGTTGACACTTTCTTTCTTTGTGAATAACACTTGCGAGTGCTTAATGtctgattaaagtagttactaTAAAGAGATTCAAAAGAACCAAGTATTGATCTGAAATgacaatatttttgttaatgtcTAAAGCTAAAATAACAGTCACGAAGTGTTTCATTTGTAAAACTTATGGTTGCAGTTACCGGAGATTTTGGAGGCTTCAAAGATCCTGTAATAATCGGGCCAAGATGGGCCTTATAACTACTTAGTGGGCTTGTTTACCGTTTATTAGAAAACTATTTTCGTTTAAAACTTGGGTTGGCTGCCTAAAACCCCCTGTAGACTTGCACACCCTATCTATTCCCCCCCAAACTTCTTGGCTCTTGACCAATCCACCCAGAAATACAAATTCTCTTCATATCTCCCCCTGAACTTATTTAACCCCCCTCtctaatcaattttaaaatcgAATTAGAGTAAACTTAATTGCGTTTTGTAAATTGCGATTGCccaattaaaaagaaaacccGACCCGGAATGAAAAAAGACCCGACAGAagttaattacaaaataaaatcgAATTGgggaaaattttaaattagggTTTGGACTTTATTGTTTGAACACGAAGAACAGACGACGAAGAACACACAGACGACCACGGGAACAAGGAGAGACACCACGACGACGAGAACAGAGAGAGACGACGGGAACACAGAGACATGACAACGACGGGAACAGAGAAAGACGACGACGAGAACATAGAGACACGACGACGATGGCGaggaacagagagagagagagagagacaacgACGAGGAACACAAAGACAGAGAGACGAATCCATCGATAATGAGCAACTCAGCCTCATCTTCTTCGCGACAGAGAGCAATGGGAGGCGTACCAACACAATGCTGGTGTGGTAAGAATGTGGCCACATTTGTCTCAAAGACCGAAAAGAACCCATATAGGAGGTTTTACAGGTGTGAGATTGCATTTCAGGTATGAGATTGTATCTTGCATCGCCATTGTATCTTGTAATTTTACTAGTCTCAAAGAGAGAATCATGTTGTTTGTGTTTGATAATAGAGAAAGACGGAGAGACATCTTTTCAGATGGGTGGATGAAGCAGTGATAGATGAGATAGGGAAGGTGGATGCAAAACATGATGAACTTGTGAATGATGTTAAGGATCTGCGAGAGAGTATGATGGAGCGCTTTAAGTTTCAAGAAAAAAGACTTGAGAAGGTGGAAGAAGAAGCTATGAGAGTTAAGATGAATGAAGAGATGATTGAAAGCTATGATAGGATATGGTTCTTTGGAAAGGGATCAAGTAACTGAGATGATCATGTTCATTATGTAATGAATTTCTCATATGTTTTTAGAGATATGTAAGACTCTTATCTTCAGTGTAAGTCTGATCCCTTCACACTGATCATGTTTTCAGTGTCAAGATTATGTTCTTATGTGTTTCAGTAACTGAGATTATCATGTTATTTATGCTTGGTTATGCTTGAGTTTATGCAAGATTATCATGTTCTTTATTCTTTATGCAAGATTATGTTCTTATGTGTTTCAGTAAAACATGAGTATGACTTGTTCCACTTGTTTATGCTCGAAAATTATCAAACATACATAAGCTAAAAAACACAAACGAAATAAAACAGGTtttaaacaacaacaaaagtcaCAAATTGCATTCATTTAGAGTTTTAAAGAACCACAAAAGCCACAAAAGTACATTCATTTAGAGTTTAAAAGAACaacaaaaaacacaaaaaacatgaaaatggaGTTTTAAGCGACAATAAAAGAACCACTAGTCTTGAGCTAGAGTAGATTGAGTAGGCTGTGTAAGTCTGATCTCTTCATGGACATGAGAAGAAGTGCCCTGCCACAAAACCAAACATGAGGATAAATACATTTAacaatttttgaaatttgattgATATTATACCTCTTCCACGGTTTGGTGTGtctttttcatcttcttctttggaTGGACTTTACAACCATTGGCATTATGGCCTGCCTCACCACAAGAACCACAATGGACTGTCCGACCACCCCTTCCAAGCTTCTCCActtccctcttcttcttcttcttcttctttggtgaTTCAAACTTGCCTTTTATTCTAGGAAActtcttttgcttcttcttcttctttctcccagGTTGATCAGGCTCAGGAGGAGCAACTATCAATCCTAAATCGGACTTCATCCATACTCGTGGTCCTCTAACAGGTTCTAGATTAGTGTTGTAAATATATTGCCACATATGCGTAGAGAAGAAGCCTGAGACATATTCATCAACATTCAAACCTTTGTCGATCATTGCTCCATAAGCGTGTTCACATGGAACTCCACTTATTTGCCATTTTCCGCATGAACATGTATGCCTTACTGTGTTGACATTATATGAATTGGCATCTACAGTGACCTCAAAGACTCCACGGGTTGCAGGTGtcgtcacacactcatctgcgaTTTTCTTCTCCTCTGCAAGCAGACCAGCTACATACTCTGAACAAACCCCCTCATGCCTCATCGATATTTTGTGTCTTTTAGCGATGCGTACCATTGCTTGCCTCCTTATCATCTCAAGCATCGGGACCAATGCTTTGGCTCTTGCTTTTGTGATGGTGGAGTTAAAGGACTCTGTTGCGTTGTTGTCAACGTCTTCACAACAGCTTCCAAGCTTGTAAGCATATCGAGACCAAGTTTCCGGCAGCTCCTTCATAACATCATTGTACAAGTCCAAATTGTATGCTTTTAACTTCTTGACATTGTAGTCAAATTCTGACTTCGTATAGCTCCGAGCAATATCCCAGATCCTCGGTTTCAGCAAGTCTTTCTTGGCATGATTCTTTTTCACATTCTCCACAATGTGTTTCACACATTTTCTATGCTCAGCTTTCGGTAACTCTGACTCCATGGCACTTTTTAGTCCCTTTGATCTATCTGAAATGATGACAAACCCATTCCCATCTTGTAGAACTAAGTCATGTTTTAGTTTCTTGATAAACCATAGCCAACTATCAGTTGTCCAACAGCAGTTAGCAACACCCCTTTCACAGCTCTCTTCAAGAAAGTACCATCAACACCGATAATTGGCCTACAATATCCTCTCCAAGTGTCCCGAAGAATCCCAAAGCAGacataaaaaccattgaacacATCTTCCCCTGCTTTGTTTTTGTACGTGTCTACAATGGCCGTGGAACCCTGATTTGTCACCATGATCTCCTGTGCATATCCTCGAAGATGAGCAAACTGCTCCTCATACTCTTTCTCAAGCCATTTTAGAGCTATAAGTCTCCCTCGTTGGCACTGGTTCCGTGTACTAACTATTTTCCACTTCTCTTTTATAATCTGTTGAATCTCCTCGGGCATCAAATCCGCTTTCTGTCTCAGCTTATCCAAAAATAGTCTTGCAATCACCGGACTTTTCAACAGCTTGCATTTTCCATCCGGAGTGCAACTATGAAACTTGTACTTCGTTTTCAACAACCATTTCTGACTTTCAGTATCATATGAGCAATAAATTCGCCATTTACACTTCTTACCGATGCCACAGACAAATGAAACTTTTTTCTTATCCCACCTGTCTTGCTTAATGTTTCTTCTCTTGCTCAGAGCATATTCCAAAACAACTTCTTTAAACTCATACAAGGTGTAGTAGCTACTCCCCAAAGCTAATCTATcatgacttcttcttcttttcattcGCTTCTCACGCACATCGATCTCATCCTCAGAAGAGTCATCTGAACTCTCTGGTATCTGGTTTCTTTCAGTTGGCTCCTCATCCTCAAATTCAGCGACTGATTCTTCGATTTCAAATTCATATCGACCAAGAGTATCCTCATCTTCATCCATCTTATCTTTTTTCCCagattttttcttttcctcGTACTCGTACTCAGTTTCATACCCTTCTTCGAAGTCCTTTTTCTCTGTTTCAACCATGGTTTCATCACTTTCAATTTCACCTCTTTCATCTCTCTCAAATTTAAACAACTCAAACTCAAGCCAAgacataaacaaataaaaaaattaattttaacaagCTTAAAATCCAGACTTTCGATACCTAACAACAACAGATCCTTCAACATTCTTCACACTGTCGAACGGTTCTTCAATGCTTCTCAGGTAGTGACTTTGTGTCTGGGTTTCGTCCATGGTACCATCTTCATCGTTCCTCATTGTCCCTCTCTCCCCAGCATTATCTTCTCTCTCCTTTGCATTCTCTTTTGTCGTTTCTGTCTCTATCTCTTTCTCTGTCATGTTCttaggcttcgaatggtaaaagcagttcaagcaggacagatcaagcagatcatgcagatcaagcagGACAAATACAGATCAAGCAGGACAAGTGCAGATCAAGCGGATCATGCAGGAGAAAACCggatcaaataatttattataacttaGGAATGACAAAATGAGTTCAAAACTATAgatcatatattaaaacaataaaaatgacacttagatatctaaacaaatatctTAGATATTATAGGATCGACCGAAATGCCtgtaaatgttttaaaagatacttatacttattttattttcttatttataaaaattaaaaattatatgacaaaaaataataagtagagaatgataattttatattgttaaaattgtaaataaaataaaataaaaatattgtattcataaaactagataaatatatttttaaagttatatgttgtaacaaagttatttattgaccagacaaaaaaaaaagcagatcaACACCACCAAATATTGGCGGGTGAGATCTGCATGCAGATCTCCTGCTTTTTtcacaaaaagacaaaaaatattgaACTGTATGCAGATCTCCCGCTTGAACtgcttttataaaaagaaaatggtGAATGGTGAATACAGTGCAGGAGAACTGCATGTGCAGGAGATCTGCACTTGTCCCGTTCCTCCATTCGGACACTTAGTTTGTGTCGTGAAACAGAGACATGAAACCTAATTTCAATTTgatctctaattttttttaagttaactCGGGTCGGGTTTTATTTTTAGTGTCGGGTCgggttttctttttaattggGCAATCGCAATTTACAAAACGCAATTAAGTTTACTCTAATTTcgattttaaaattgattagGGAGGGGGGTTAAATAAGTTCAGGGGGAGATATGAAGAGAATTTGTATTTCTGGGTGGATTGGTCAAGAGCCAAGAAGTTTGGGGGGGGGGAATAGATAGGGTGTGCAAGTCTACAGGGGGTTTTAGGCAGCCAACCCTTAAAACTTTACCAAAAAACTGAAACTGATTTGTTGCTACTTCCTCTCCATATTCTCCCTCTCCCCAAAACAAACGACGATGTCCAAATCAGCCGCCAACGAGCCACCGGCTAAGGAAACGTCCCCTTCGTTGTTTCCCTCCTCGTCGTTGCCAGATACGATGGATTTGAGCTGCTTGGCTCTCGTGCCGAGATCAGACCACGCCGCCTTGTCTCTAGTCTCAAAAAGGTTTCACTCTGTACTGGCTTCGCAAGAGTTCTACAAGACGCGATCGCTGTTGGGTCGCACGCAAGAGTTTCTCTACGTGTGCTTGAGCACCACGCCTAACCCGACCCCCAGCTGGTTTCTCCTCCGTCGTGAAACTAACAAGAATCAACTGATCCCTATACCTTCGTTCCCCTCCCAGCCTGAAACTTTTTCCTCTTTCGTGGCCTTGGATTGGGGGATTTACGTGATCGGTGGATTTAAAGATGTTCGCTCGCCGGATGTATTGCTCTTGGACTGTCGTACTAACACTTGGCGTAAAGTCCCTTCCATGTCGGTTGGTCGTGCTGCAGCAGCGGCTGGAGTTATAGACGGGAAGATATACGTGTTCGGAGGCTGCGAGGAGTTAAGTTCGCCAAACTGGGCTGAAGTGTTCGACCCGAACACTCAAACCTGGGAAACTTTAGTTCCCATGGATGATCGGAACGAAGGTGATAATGTCATCCGCGAGACGCTGGTGATGGATAAGAAGGTATACGCAGTGGACTTCTGGAGCGGAAGCTTGTTTTACTACTCGCCGGGTGACGGCAAATGGGGAAGGAAGAAGATACCAGAACAAGTCCAGAGTTACTACTGTGTGATGGAGAAAGTGTTATATGGTTGTGATGAAGTAGGGAATGTGGTTTGGCGGGATTCAGAGGAACTGGAGTGGAAGAGAGTGAAAGGTTTAGAGGCTCTACAGTGGAAGCGTGTAAGGAAGCTTAGCAGTTTCGGCGGGAACATTGGGGTCTTTTGGGTTGGGCTTAGGGGAGATGTTTGGTGTGCTGAGATTTCTTTGGAGAGACGCGAGGAGGAAGGTGAGATTTGGGGAAGGATTGAGTGGTCGGAAGCTGTCGCCACATTTTACCGTAGCTTCACTCGTACCAAGGTTGAGGTTTTGTATGCGGCCGCTGTTAACGTCTAAAACGAATTAATCAGTTGACAAaaaggtgtgtgtgtgtgtgtttggggatattttattttcctttctcTGGGTGTTGCATCTTCATATTCTAGTTCGTAATAATTAATATGTTTTGTATGATTTAAATGCTTTCCTTCTCTGTGTGTTGTCAATGTCTAATAAGATGAAAATCACAACTCTCTTAatcatttgttttctttggttCACAAGTTTCTTATGTTTACTTTCTAATCAACAAGAACAGCCGCCTCCTGCCACCTTCTCCTCCTTGTAATGGATTTGAAGTGGTCTTTATGTTCACATCAACCATGTCCTCTTATTTTGTCGCCAATGAAATATGAATCCATCCCAGGTAGTAAGGTACTGCAGCCATCTTTCGGAACAAAGCCTTCAAAAATGACTCATGTTTCATTGTGTTGTTTGTTAATTTCTTGCTCTGGTGCTGTATCATCATATTCTAGTTCGTAATATATAACGAAGATAAAAAATCACAAGAAAAAAACTTACTTGGTACTTCTTTTCGTTGGTTcacaagcttcttaaaaagccACAAAATCACCATGAGGTGTTATAGTATCACCaagacagaagaagaaaaatatgcTTTTGATCGAACAAGAAGGAGGGTCCGGGAAATACCAAGACTGCCAATGGGATGGCTTTGTGTGTACCACTTCACCATAAAAGTCTCATCAGTAACGACTCCACTAAGTAGTGTTGCTTCGTACAACAAGACTCTAATCTCTGCCACTTTTTCTCAGTCATTTCTCGAATTGGATAATTCATCGGGAAGCCGCAGCATCTGAATCTTTGGTTCCTTCATGTGTCTCCCAAGATCCCATGATCCAATGTAGTGGCCTCTAGAAGCGGGCATGGAGAACATGCCATCTCTCTTGGAGTACATTACATGGGAGGAGAAGAAGCTGGGGTCTGAGATTCTGATGTTGCTCCACTTGCAATCTCTCTGAGCAGGCCTGCACAAGCTTAGCTGAGGTCCCAAGAACTTGACAGCCACGATGcagtcttcatcatcatcaggaGAAGAAGAGGACATAGATATGTTGGTTACGATTTGGGTTTGGCAATGAGGTAGAGTTACAAAAGGAGGAAGAGGAATGCGTTTTGGGTCAGTATCAGGGAGATGTAGGTCATCTTGAAGACACACGACTCCATTTTTCAAAGTTGCTACCCAGCCATGGGATGCTCGTATGATTCCTATCTCCTTCTGTAACTCCATAGGCACCTTAAGATAAGGAACCGAGATAGTTTCGCCAGATACTGGTTCCCATGATTCAGCACCCCTGACATAATAATACGAGAAGCACCTAGAAGAAGTGGTGAGGTTTCTCTGCGAAATGATAGTTTGTAAATAAACCAAACATACGAAagcaaaaagtaaaaaagaacAGCCATGTGACTAGACAAAGAGAAGATGGAGGTATCTTACTCGGAGGGATAGCCTGAGCCGCCTAAGAAGATGAGAcatggctgcttcttcttcttttttgggtaaaaacGATAATAAGAACACAAGATAAAAGTGAATATCCACTTTCTTCCATTTAAATATCTGTATATTAATTGTCCCTtaattgtataatatttttagagaaataactAATTACACTTAAATATCTTTCTcgtcaaaatcacaaaaatgaattttcctccaaaactgtaaaaatgaaatttattgtTAAAATCGCAAAAaatgttttctcgccaaaaccataaaatcagGTTTCTTGCCAAAACCATAAACTCAACTCGCAATAAGAGTTTTCTCGCTGAAACCGTATAAACATGATTTTCCCTAAAATCGCAAAATCAAAATTTCTGCtaaaattagaaaacaaattttcttcaaaatcctCCAAAAAACCATATTTCCCGTCAAAATTGCAAAATGTGTTTTCTCACTAAAAccgaaaaattaatttttttcgcCATAACCGCAAaatcacaaacaaaaaaatccgttctccgccaaaaccacaaagcGAGTTTTCCCATCAAAAACGTAAAAATTAAGTTTTCGCATCAAAACCGTaagttttctcgccaaaatcgCAGAATCAAATTTTCTCATAAAAGCCGCAAAATCAAAGTTTCTCTTCAAAACTGTAAAATCGAATTTTCTcactaaaatcataaaaaagGTTTCTCGGCAAAAGCACTAGATCAAATTTTCCTGCCAAAAATGCATGGATAACCAAGGACAAAGAAATCAATCAAATATATCATATCATATTATTATAACACTGAATACCTGATGAAAGGATCAGTTTACCTTTAACACTGAAAACATATCGTATTTTTACTTGAAAAGGTCGGTTTGGTTCTTAATAGCCACACAAATATAACTGATCTGCAGAGAAAGATTTATGAGTCTGATCCCAAGTTACATTATAGATTTTtcagtaaaaattaaaatgttattgTTTTTATATGATCTAATTGCCTCCTTTGTGATTATCATTATCTTCGCAGATGATGCATACAGAGAAAGAGGTTCAGGCGACGTTATTATTGTTGTTGCGACgttattattgttgttgttggtgaCAAAACTGACGTGTTTTCTTGCATGATGTCTTTGATACCAGGTGAACTCGGCACATGCATTCTTGCTTCCGCTTGTCTATCAAAGCTTTATGGCGTTTCTTGAACTACACAAGAAGTTACTTGAGCCTCTCACGTGGTATTAACTGAAACTTTTTGAGCTTGATGAGTTTTTTGGATGCTTCTCAGTCAGGTACTACTACTACTAATAGTTTTGTGATTCGGGTCGAAATTTATCTTTGTAATTGAGCTTATCGCATATGAGTCCAGAGCTAACACTagcaaaattaatatttataattgagCTCATTGCATATGAGTCCAGAGCTAACACTAGCAAAATTTCAGGTCAATTAAAACTGGAAAGACTTACGTATGTGACTTGTGTGAGGGAATAGAATCTCTATTGTCCCTTGTACATGTTTTACAGTTTTAGGGATGCTGAGAGATCAGATTACATACCCTCTAGGCAGAGAAAAAGGGGCGACAAAACTGACGTGTGTTTGGAGTGATGTTCATTAATAAGACCAGCGCCAAAGAAAATTTTGACACTTAAGTTATTAAAGGACATGGTTGATGTGAACCAAAAGAACACTTCAAATTCATTACAAGGAGGAGGAGGCTGTCCTTGTTTAATTGAAAATTTAAGAAACTTGTGAAGCAAACAAAAGAATGGAtcgagtctttttttttttttggtggcaTCTTTAATCATACCAGCGTTAAATTTTTGTGACATCAAGACAAGTATCGATCAGTAAAGGGGAAGATAAGGATAAATACTTTTGGAACGGTATATTTAAAAAGAACAACCAGATTCAAAAAAACAACGAAGGGAAACAAAAGAAATCAAATGAAACAGCATAATTTTATTACACTTGATATTGAATACCAGACGAAAGGATACGTTTACCTTTGGAGTCTAGCTTTGGTGGGAACCAAAAAGGGCCTGGGAAAGCAAGGTCTCCACCCCTCTCTTTCCAAACATCATCCATGCATTTTATTCCAAAGCTCGTGTCGCTTAAATGATAGATGCAGTTTGGTCTCTTGTCATGTAAACAAGATGCCGGGAGACAAAAAGATTCAGCCTTAGAGATGAAAATGCACTCGCCTCCAAAGTCTTTAGTATACACAGCGTTTCCTTCCTCGTCTATTCTCAACACAAGGAATAGGTCCATTTCACTCCTCCCGTCTTGTGGGTTGATATCTTTAGACCATTTCACCAGAAAAGTCTCACCTGTGTGTGACGACTCCACCAAGTAGTGCTCCATCCTGCATGACCAGTCCGAGTGCTTCCAGTCGAACTTTCTCAGAAACTCTTTCTCGATAAACGTACCCGTGCTCTTTACATACAGGTCTTCAAACACGCGTTGTTTCGGGTACGTCAGCATCTGAATCTTTGGTTCGTTCAGGTGTCTCCCAAGATCACATGATGCTGTGTAGTTTCCTCCAGCAGCTGGCATGGAGAACATGC
It encodes:
- the LOC103835087 gene encoding uncharacterized protein LOC103835087, encoding MAAATGEGGKQQFSSVADGNGNAPVKYPSFKAPKLSFSDGAKHNSIDVFPLLVKEADRGIKNSLVQDVCTISVLPDEGNTIPQCTSQFTLLSFVKALLPSKSQMLIDAQLNCQKTQNRINVLLGGTDSYQSCVVDINVEKGNGAEAEEVVASLKSESVHMQKVLQRQASLSTDKAISERCHDAPTNRWRRYKRAASFDSRKIVILFSILSSVGTLILIYLTLRVRLINGDNSFNHM
- the LOC103835555 gene encoding uncharacterized protein LOC103835555 isoform X2 produces the protein MESELPKAEHRKCVKHIVENVKKNHAKKDLLKPRIWDIARSYTKSEFDYNVKKLKAYNLDLYNDVMKELPETWSRYAYKLGSCCEDVDNNATESFNSTITKARAKALVPMLEMIRRQAMVRIAKRHKISMRHEGVCSEYVAGLLAEEKKIADECVTTPATRGVFEVTVDANSYNVNTVRHTCSCGKWQISGVPCEHAYGAMIDKGLNVDEYVSGFFSTHMWQYIYNTNLEPVRGPRVWMKSDLGLIVAPPEPDQPGRKKKKKQKKFPRIKGKFESPKKKKKKKREVEKLGRGGRTVHCGSCGEAGHNANGCKVHPKKKMKKTHQTVEEGTSSHVHEEIRLTQPTQSTLAQD
- the LOC103835555 gene encoding uncharacterized protein LOC103835555 isoform X1, with translation MTEKEIETETTKENAKEREDNAGERGTMRNDEDGTMDETQTQSHYLRSIEEPFDSVKNVEGSVVVRDERGEIESDETMVETEKKDFEEGYETEYEYEEKKKSGKKDKMDEDEDTLGRYEFEIEESVAEFEDEEPTERNQIPESSDDSSEDEIDVREKRMKRRRSHDRLALGSSYYTLYEFKEVVLEYALSKRRNIKQDRWDKKKVSFVCGIGKKCKWRIYCSYDTESQKWLLKTKYKFHSCTPDGKCKLLKSPVIARLFLDKLRQKADLMPEEIQQIIKEKWKIVSTRNQCQRGRLIALKWLEKEYEEQFAHLRGYAQEIMVTNQGSTAIVDTYKNKAGEDVFNGFYVCFGILRDTWRGYCRPIIGVDGTFLKRAVKGVLLTAVGQLIVGYGLSRN
- the LOC103835089 gene encoding F-box/kelch-repeat protein SKIP6 gives rise to the protein MSKSAANEPPAKETSPSLFPSSSLPDTMDLSCLALVPRSDHAALSLVSKRFHSVLASQEFYKTRSLLGRTQEFLYVCLSTTPNPTPSWFLLRRETNKNQLIPIPSFPSQPETFSSFVALDWGIYVIGGFKDVRSPDVLLLDCRTNTWRKVPSMSVGRAAAAAGVIDGKIYVFGGCEELSSPNWAEVFDPNTQTWETLVPMDDRNEGDNVIRETLVMDKKVYAVDFWSGSLFYYSPGDGKWGRKKIPEQVQSYYCVMEKVLYGCDEVGNVVWRDSEELEWKRVKGLEALQWKRVRKLSSFGGNIGVFWVGLRGDVWCAEISLERREEEGEIWGRIEWSEAVATFYRSFTRTKVEVLYAAAVNV